The genome window TTGGTTATCAAAAATTACATTGTAAAAGAAGATAAGATTCATGCTCAAATTCAAGAGAATAAAACAAAAGAGAAGAAGGAAAGTAAATTCCAAAGAAAAATGCGCGAAATGATGGAGCAAGCAGAAGCTCAAAAAGCCGCACAACAAAAGAAAAAGTAATTTTATCTTTATAGTAAACCCTGTCTGCATCGACAGGGTTTTTTTATATCAAATTATCAAAATATGAAAATAGCCATTGTAGGATTTGGTAATATGGGACAAACCTATGCCAATAGTTTTATGAGTTCTGGATTTGTTGGAGCTTCCGATATTTTAGTTTTAAATAGAAGGGAAGTAGATGAAAAATTCCGTTTTGGAATTGATGCCATAAATTTTTATACAGAACCCAATGCGGCTATTTTTAGTTCTGATATTTTAATTTTGGCTGTAAAACCACAAGATTTTAAGCAATTAGCTTCTGTAATAAAACCTTTTTTAAATGACGAGCATGTAGTTTTGTCTGTAATGGCTGGAATTTCAATTGAAACCATGCAAAATGAATTAGGAATTACTAAAATTGTTCGTTCTATGCCAAATATTCCAACACAAATTGGCGAAGGAATGACTGTCTTTTGCGCATCAAATGCGGTGGATAGAAAAGAACTTTTCATTGTTCAGAATTTAATCAACACAACGGGAAAATCAATTTATATTGATAGAGAAGAAATGTTAAATGCAGCTACTGCCGTTTCAGGAAGTGGTCCTGCTTATGTATTTTATTTTATGCAAGCTATGATAGAATCGGCTGTAAAATTAGGTTTTTCGGCATCTGAAGCGGAGTTTTTGGTTAGCCAAACTTTCTCTGGTTCGGTTCAATTACAAAACAGAAGTAAATTGTCTAATGAGGCTTGGATTCAACGAGTAGCTTCTAAAGGAGGAACAACAGAAGCGGCATTGTCAATTTTTAATCAACTTAAGCTTCAGGAAATTGTGATTAACGGTGTAGATTCGGCAAACAATAGAGCAATTGAATTAGGAGCGTAATTTTAGTTCTTAAAACAATATTAAAGTTGCAAGGCTTATCTTCTTAATTTGATTAATTTTGCAATTGGAATAATAATTGTACAACAAAATAGTTATAAAGAAAATCAACAGATATAAAATGAAAAAAATAGTTTTCTTGTTTTTACTTTTCGGAGCTTTTATCGCTAATGCACAAGATAAAATCAATCAATTAGATGATAAAGGTGAACGTCATGGTTTGTGGAGAGGAACTCATAAGGAGTCAAATCGTGTTCGTTACGAAGGAACTTTCAATCACGGAAAAGAAACAGGAATATTTAAATATTTCGATGATACTAAAGCAGGAACTGTAATTGCAACTAGAGATTTCTCTAAAGGAGATGGTTCTTGTTATGCTGTTTTTTATGATCAAAAAGGTAATAAAGTAAGCGAAGGAAAATTGGTTAACAAACTTCCTGAAGGAGAATGGAAATATTATCATTTTGAATCGAAACAGTTAATGTCTCAAGAATTTTACAAAGAGGGTAAATTAGAAGGCGTTCGTAAAGTATTTTATAAAGATGGCGTTTTAGCTGAAGAGACATCTTATAAATCAGGAATTAAAGTTGGAAATTCAAAAACCTATTCTGAAAAAGGACAGTTAATCGATGCTCATATTTACAAAAACGGTCAATATGATGGAATTGCTTCTTATTACGATGGTTTAGGAAATAAAATGTACGAAGGAAGTTATGTAAATGGAAAGCGTGTTGGAACTTGGAAGTTTTTTGAAAAAAATAAAGTAATTAAAGAAGTTAAGGCGGCTAAATTTAGTCAGGAATTAATTCAATACGAGCAAAGAAATACTAAAGAAGTGTCAAAAACACTAGAGCAATTAAAAGAAGAAAAAGGAGGACAAGAATAAATGAAAAGAGTAGTAGTAGGACTTTCGGGAGGAGTAGACTCGAGTGTTGCCGCTTATTTATTAAAAGAACAAGGATATGAAGTAATCGGGTTATTCATGAAGAATTGGCACGATGATTCTGTTACAATTTCTAACGAATGTCCTTGGTTAGAAGATAGTAATG of Flavobacterium channae contains these proteins:
- the proC gene encoding pyrroline-5-carboxylate reductase — its product is MKIAIVGFGNMGQTYANSFMSSGFVGASDILVLNRREVDEKFRFGIDAINFYTEPNAAIFSSDILILAVKPQDFKQLASVIKPFLNDEHVVLSVMAGISIETMQNELGITKIVRSMPNIPTQIGEGMTVFCASNAVDRKELFIVQNLINTTGKSIYIDREEMLNAATAVSGSGPAYVFYFMQAMIESAVKLGFSASEAEFLVSQTFSGSVQLQNRSKLSNEAWIQRVASKGGTTEAALSIFNQLKLQEIVINGVDSANNRAIELGA
- a CDS encoding toxin-antitoxin system YwqK family antitoxin, translating into MKKIVFLFLLFGAFIANAQDKINQLDDKGERHGLWRGTHKESNRVRYEGTFNHGKETGIFKYFDDTKAGTVIATRDFSKGDGSCYAVFYDQKGNKVSEGKLVNKLPEGEWKYYHFESKQLMSQEFYKEGKLEGVRKVFYKDGVLAEETSYKSGIKVGNSKTYSEKGQLIDAHIYKNGQYDGIASYYDGLGNKMYEGSYVNGKRVGTWKFFEKNKVIKEVKAAKFSQELIQYEQRNTKEVSKTLEQLKEEKGGQE